A DNA window from Luteolibacter luteus contains the following coding sequences:
- a CDS encoding methyltransferase has protein sequence MEQLSPERILQVGTGFWPARTLLSAVELGVFSFLAKQPAGLPALQQNFGFHGRGARDFFDTLVALGFLSRVDGLYHNTPETDFFLDQAKPSYLGGVLEMASRRLYGFWDHLIPALQTGEPQNEVKSGEEPFATIYADPDRLSVFLRAMTGISRGANMEIARRLPWDKFKTCADVGTAQGDLVSQIALANPHLKGIGYDLAVVRPVFESYVKELRLADRVSFQDGDFFKDEALPQVDVILMGHILHDWDLPTKKMLLEKAYKALPEGGMVIAYDAIIDDDRSQNAFGLMMSLNMLIETPGGFDYTGADCIGWMQEAGFRDCRVEHLVGPDSMVVGIK, from the coding sequence ATGGAACAACTCTCCCCCGAACGCATTCTCCAGGTCGGCACCGGTTTTTGGCCTGCGCGTACGCTCCTCTCCGCCGTCGAACTCGGAGTCTTCAGCTTCCTCGCCAAGCAACCTGCCGGACTCCCGGCGCTGCAGCAGAACTTCGGCTTCCATGGCCGTGGCGCGCGCGATTTCTTCGATACCCTCGTGGCTCTCGGCTTCCTGAGCCGTGTCGATGGCCTCTATCACAATACGCCGGAAACCGATTTCTTCCTCGATCAGGCGAAGCCGTCCTACCTTGGCGGTGTGCTGGAGATGGCGAGCCGCCGCCTCTATGGCTTCTGGGATCATCTCATCCCGGCACTGCAAACCGGCGAGCCGCAGAACGAAGTGAAGAGCGGGGAAGAACCCTTTGCCACCATTTATGCCGATCCGGATCGCCTCAGCGTCTTCCTCCGCGCCATGACCGGCATCAGCCGCGGCGCGAACATGGAGATCGCGAGACGACTGCCATGGGATAAGTTCAAGACCTGCGCCGACGTGGGCACCGCGCAGGGTGACCTCGTCTCACAGATCGCCTTGGCAAATCCTCATCTCAAGGGCATCGGATACGACCTCGCGGTGGTCCGTCCGGTCTTCGAATCCTATGTGAAGGAACTCCGCCTCGCGGATCGCGTCAGCTTCCAGGATGGCGATTTCTTCAAGGACGAAGCTCTCCCACAAGTCGACGTCATCCTCATGGGTCACATCCTCCATGACTGGGACTTGCCGACGAAAAAGATGCTTCTCGAAAAGGCCTATAAGGCCCTGCCCGAGGGCGGCATGGTCATCGCCTACGACGCCATCATCGACGACGACCGCTCGCAGAACGCCTTCGGCCTCATGATGAGCTTGAACATGCTCATCGAGACCCCCGGCGGCTTCGACTACACCGGCGCCGACTGCATTGGCTGGATGCAAGAAGCAGGCTTCCGCGACTGCCGCGTGGAACACCTGGTTGGTCCCGACTCCATGGTCGTCGGCATCAAGTAA
- a CDS encoding PEP-CTERM sorting domain-containing protein (PEP-CTERM proteins occur, often in large numbers, in the proteomes of bacteria that also encode an exosortase, a predicted intramembrane cysteine proteinase. The presence of a PEP-CTERM domain at a protein's C-terminus predicts cleavage within the sorting domain, followed by covalent anchoring to some some component of the (usually Gram-negative) cell surface. Many PEP-CTERM proteins exhibit an unusual sequence composition that includes large numbers of potential glycosylation sites. Expression of one such protein has been shown restore the ability of a bacterium to form floc, a type of biofilm.): MTLTHPYKFKAILAALGLAAAAAASSEAAVITADFSDTPFTVTQVNTYISLNVEEGTASYGVDGWAQFIMAFQNSEDSEPFLWTMSIGQGVMMDGVYTAKMAAGELVDPDAEYGYGPYMASGELGNWAEGGRGFVGFRVANGSGGFNYGYADVSYDPSGSLSLHGFSYDNTGGGISTSAVPEPSSILLSGAGVTALLLRRRRRA; this comes from the coding sequence ATGACCCTTACACATCCTTATAAATTCAAAGCCATCCTTGCTGCCCTCGGACTGGCTGCCGCTGCTGCTGCTTCGTCAGAAGCCGCGGTCATCACTGCCGACTTTTCGGACACGCCCTTCACGGTGACCCAAGTGAACACCTATATCTCGCTCAATGTGGAGGAAGGCACGGCTTCCTACGGTGTCGACGGCTGGGCCCAGTTCATCATGGCCTTCCAGAACTCTGAAGACAGCGAGCCCTTTCTCTGGACCATGAGCATTGGCCAAGGCGTGATGATGGATGGGGTCTACACCGCAAAGATGGCGGCGGGTGAGCTCGTTGATCCCGATGCGGAGTACGGCTACGGCCCCTACATGGCGAGTGGTGAACTCGGCAACTGGGCGGAAGGTGGACGTGGCTTCGTCGGCTTCCGCGTGGCCAATGGCTCGGGCGGCTTCAACTACGGCTATGCCGATGTCAGCTACGATCCAAGCGGCTCCCTCTCGCTCCATGGCTTCTCTTACGACAATACCGGCGGCGGTATCTCCACCAGCGCCGTTCCCGAGCCATCCTCGATTCTGCTGAGCGGAGCGGGCGTCACAGCTCTGCTGCTGCGCCGCCGTCGTCGCGCCTGA
- a CDS encoding winged helix-turn-helix transcriptional regulator has translation MQAIFPGVSGTTPERRSDCPISCALDLLGDRWTMLVVRDLFLGRRYFEEFLASPEGIATNILSDRLKMLMSHGLVEKQPDEADRRRFIYKLTTRGKSLWKVLRPLTRWSLENIPGTRILPEARIS, from the coding sequence ATGCAAGCTATTTTCCCCGGTGTGTCCGGAACCACTCCAGAACGCCGCTCAGACTGCCCGATCTCCTGCGCCCTCGACCTGCTGGGCGATCGCTGGACGATGCTGGTGGTGCGGGACCTTTTCCTGGGCCGCCGCTACTTCGAGGAATTCCTGGCGTCTCCGGAAGGGATCGCGACGAACATCCTCTCCGACCGGCTGAAAATGCTAATGAGCCACGGGCTGGTGGAAAAACAGCCGGACGAAGCGGATCGCCGCCGTTTCATCTACAAGCTGACCACGCGGGGGAAATCCCTGTGGAAAGTACTGCGGCCACTGACCCGCTGGAGCCTTGAGAATATTCCGGGAACCCGCATCCTGCCGGAAGCTCGGATAAGCTGA
- the uxaC gene encoding glucuronate isomerase, with protein sequence MAYLDDETFLLNSPTARRLFHEVAKDQPIYDYHCHLSPSEIAANHRWGNLADIWLGGDHYKWRLLRANGIDEEYITGAASPREKFQAWAETVPYTLRNPIHHWTHLELRRYFGIDALLSPDTADDIWDQANARLAEADFCVHGILDKFKVKMVGTTDDPADPLHHHEAIAKTPLATKVYPTFRPDKAFQVDQPKAFNAWIEKLEEVTDTSIHHVSDLLQALQKRHDDFHAAGCRLSDHGLDRCPALPCDDADASIIFDKARRGLPVTAEEKEKFCFFLMVFFGQQDAAKGWTKQLHLGPFRNVNPRMFALLGPDAGFDTIGDERQGAALVAYLGTLAAQGALPQVILYNINPRDNYLFAAMTGAFQDGSVPGKVQFGSGWWFADQKDGMELQLNALSATGLLSRFVGMLTDSRSFLSFPRHEYFRRILCNLIGTEADRGELPDDFEALSKLVGDVCSGNASRYFGF encoded by the coding sequence ATGGCCTACCTCGACGACGAAACCTTCCTGCTGAATTCGCCGACCGCCCGCCGCCTTTTCCACGAAGTGGCGAAGGACCAGCCAATCTACGACTATCACTGCCATCTCTCGCCGTCCGAGATCGCCGCCAATCACCGCTGGGGGAACCTCGCGGACATCTGGCTGGGAGGAGACCACTACAAGTGGCGGCTGCTGCGCGCGAACGGGATCGATGAGGAATACATCACCGGTGCCGCTTCGCCTCGGGAGAAATTTCAGGCATGGGCGGAGACGGTGCCCTACACCTTGCGCAATCCGATCCATCACTGGACGCACCTTGAGCTGCGCCGCTACTTCGGCATCGATGCGCTCTTGAGCCCGGACACGGCGGATGATATCTGGGACCAAGCGAATGCTCGCCTGGCCGAGGCGGATTTTTGCGTCCATGGCATCCTCGACAAATTCAAGGTGAAGATGGTCGGCACCACGGATGATCCGGCGGATCCGCTGCATCATCATGAGGCGATCGCGAAGACGCCGCTGGCGACGAAGGTATATCCGACATTCCGCCCGGACAAGGCCTTCCAAGTCGATCAGCCGAAGGCCTTCAATGCGTGGATCGAGAAGCTGGAGGAAGTCACGGATACCAGCATCCATCACGTCTCCGATCTCTTGCAGGCGCTGCAGAAGCGTCACGATGATTTCCATGCGGCGGGATGCCGCCTCTCCGATCACGGGCTGGACCGTTGCCCTGCCCTGCCCTGCGATGATGCGGATGCCTCGATCATCTTCGACAAGGCGCGCCGCGGACTACCGGTGACGGCTGAGGAGAAGGAGAAGTTCTGCTTTTTCCTGATGGTATTCTTTGGCCAGCAGGATGCGGCGAAGGGCTGGACGAAGCAGCTTCACCTCGGGCCCTTCCGGAATGTGAATCCGCGGATGTTTGCTTTGCTCGGTCCGGATGCGGGCTTTGATACGATCGGCGATGAGCGGCAGGGAGCGGCGCTGGTGGCTTATCTCGGCACGCTGGCCGCGCAAGGGGCGCTGCCGCAGGTGATTCTCTATAACATCAATCCGCGCGACAATTATCTCTTCGCGGCGATGACGGGAGCTTTTCAGGATGGTTCGGTGCCCGGGAAGGTCCAGTTCGGCTCGGGCTGGTGGTTTGCGGATCAGAAGGACGGGATGGAGCTGCAATTGAATGCGCTTTCGGCGACGGGCTTGCTTTCGCGATTCGTGGGGATGCTTACGGATTCACGCTCGTTCCTGTCTTTCCCGCGGCATGAGTATTTCCGCCGGATCCTCTGCAACCTGATCGGCACGGAAGCGGATCGCGGCGAGCTGCCAGATGACTTCGAGGCGCTGTCGAAGTTGGTCGGTGACGTTTGCAGCGGGAATGCGTCGCGGTATTTCGGGTTTTAA
- a CDS encoding nucleoid-associated protein has product MSVKIRFTSAAATRLVLAKIGNPQREEPLQTSKEVFEVSEDDRAMLTGIFLKPFKNLAGYRFNHHSSLDQHEMNACAKAIFESADGLLEKGCDIAKRLYSKSNHPNIKSGDLCISFVEDIEVNGELTQGLCILKSESVVPFLSISTKDGDLQLQTEHGINPEKIDKGCLILNFNKNKGFHVLTFDRSGSDSRFWVRDFLAVVAVTDSPFLTKGYADMAVAFVKQEEKAKKETKKQQQEESDGGTAVAVDDTPPWETTSAAKDAIAYFEEKEHFSLQEFEEQVLRTPEAKQKFQAHKAKVEEEQGQRFEDSFAISKKDVNKAKKRIGTVVKLDTGVEIHVKPSFTEQPEPVLERGFDEEKGMKYIKVFFNEDLS; this is encoded by the coding sequence ATGTCCGTAAAGATCCGCTTCACTTCCGCCGCCGCCACTCGCCTCGTTCTCGCCAAGATTGGCAATCCCCAACGCGAGGAACCGCTCCAGACTTCCAAGGAGGTTTTCGAAGTGAGCGAGGACGACCGCGCGATGCTCACCGGCATCTTCCTGAAGCCCTTCAAGAACCTCGCGGGCTATCGCTTCAACCACCATTCCTCGCTGGACCAGCACGAGATGAACGCCTGCGCGAAGGCGATCTTCGAGTCCGCCGATGGCCTGCTGGAGAAAGGTTGCGATATCGCGAAGCGCCTCTATTCGAAGTCGAACCACCCGAACATCAAGTCGGGTGATCTCTGCATCTCTTTCGTTGAAGACATCGAGGTGAATGGCGAGCTCACCCAGGGCCTCTGCATCCTGAAGTCCGAGAGCGTGGTGCCTTTCCTCAGCATTTCCACGAAAGATGGCGACCTCCAGCTCCAGACCGAGCACGGCATCAATCCGGAGAAGATCGACAAGGGCTGCCTGATCCTGAATTTCAACAAGAACAAGGGCTTCCACGTCCTAACCTTCGACCGGTCAGGCTCCGATTCCCGTTTCTGGGTGCGTGATTTCCTCGCCGTGGTCGCCGTGACCGACAGTCCCTTCCTCACCAAGGGCTATGCCGACATGGCCGTGGCCTTCGTGAAGCAGGAGGAAAAGGCGAAGAAGGAAACCAAGAAGCAGCAGCAGGAGGAAAGCGATGGTGGCACCGCAGTGGCCGTCGATGACACTCCGCCGTGGGAAACCACCAGTGCCGCGAAGGACGCCATTGCTTACTTCGAGGAAAAGGAACACTTCAGCCTCCAGGAATTCGAAGAGCAGGTCCTCCGCACGCCCGAGGCCAAGCAGAAGTTCCAAGCCCACAAGGCCAAGGTCGAGGAGGAGCAGGGCCAACGCTTTGAAGATTCCTTCGCAATCTCGAAGAAGGACGTGAACAAGGCCAAGAAGCGCATCGGCACCGTCGTGAAGCTTGATACCGGCGTGGAGATCCACGTGAAGCCCTCCTTCACCGAACAGCCCGAGCCCGTCCTCGAGCGCGGCTTCGACGAGGAAAAAGGCATGAAATACATCAAGGTCTTCTTCAACGAGGACCTGAGCTGA
- a CDS encoding class I SAM-dependent methyltransferase, with amino-acid sequence MSRIAFLLVLACVAGMAGWVWYRAEPLPPMTMEAPAAAAEAASPPEPVKYTTGPASIDGTGKFFHGREIAQVMGHQALGWLERDNREEEEAPSRAIAALGLPPAAVIADIGAGSGYYSFRISPKVPLGKVVAVDIQPEMLDFLRKKSKELSITNVESHLGQIDDLKLPPASLDAALMVDAYHEFSHPAEMLASLYRALKPGGQVFLLEFCGEDPNVPIKPLHKMTEAQARLEFEGAGFRFRENRKPLPWQHFLVFERP; translated from the coding sequence ATGTCCCGAATCGCTTTCCTCCTGGTGCTAGCCTGCGTCGCCGGAATGGCTGGCTGGGTGTGGTATCGCGCGGAACCGCTGCCTCCGATGACCATGGAAGCACCCGCCGCGGCGGCCGAGGCCGCTAGCCCGCCGGAGCCCGTGAAATACACGACCGGGCCGGCATCGATCGATGGCACCGGGAAGTTTTTCCACGGCCGGGAGATTGCTCAGGTCATGGGACACCAGGCGCTGGGCTGGCTGGAGCGGGACAACCGCGAGGAGGAAGAAGCTCCGAGCCGGGCGATCGCGGCCCTGGGACTGCCGCCCGCCGCGGTGATCGCGGACATCGGCGCGGGATCCGGCTACTATAGCTTTCGTATTTCGCCAAAGGTGCCGCTGGGCAAGGTGGTGGCGGTGGACATCCAGCCGGAGATGCTGGATTTCCTGAGGAAAAAATCGAAAGAGCTTTCGATCACGAATGTGGAATCCCACCTCGGGCAGATCGATGATCTGAAGCTGCCGCCCGCGTCACTGGATGCAGCCCTGATGGTGGATGCCTACCATGAGTTCTCCCATCCCGCGGAGATGCTGGCCTCACTGTATCGGGCGCTGAAGCCGGGCGGCCAGGTGTTCCTGCTGGAGTTCTGCGGGGAGGATCCGAATGTGCCGATCAAGCCGCTGCACAAGATGACGGAGGCACAGGCGAGGCTGGAGTTTGAGGGTGCGGGGTTTCGCTTCAGGGAAAATCGGAAGCCACTGCCATGGCAGCACTTTCTGGTGTTTGAGAGGCCGTAG
- a CDS encoding DinB family protein, with the protein MNQEIPTAPGAGEQEDIQSRLETPGAGIPWLEGKLMGLGFRLMARRLSRQQILAKFQAEAEHMLAMAGPLPEEQGRKRVLIPRQRGMEDSSRFWSPYMILQHVTIVNRGMTMLLRGMSHGKLPDRKVSTADVKPKLDAGPQEIASFRDTVASCSDIIRSLGPLDPELRHLHPWFGRMNASQWLCLMTEHHGVHRRQMELVLK; encoded by the coding sequence ATGAATCAGGAAATCCCGACCGCCCCCGGAGCAGGGGAGCAGGAAGACATCCAGTCCCGTCTCGAAACACCCGGTGCCGGCATCCCATGGCTCGAAGGCAAGCTGATGGGCCTGGGCTTCCGGCTGATGGCCCGGCGGCTAAGTCGTCAGCAGATCCTGGCGAAGTTCCAGGCGGAAGCCGAGCACATGCTCGCCATGGCCGGGCCGCTCCCGGAGGAGCAGGGGAGAAAGCGCGTCCTTATTCCGCGGCAGCGCGGCATGGAAGACAGCAGCCGCTTTTGGTCGCCCTACATGATCCTCCAGCACGTCACGATCGTGAACCGCGGAATGACCATGCTCCTCCGAGGGATGTCCCACGGAAAACTTCCCGATCGGAAGGTCAGCACCGCGGACGTGAAGCCCAAGCTCGATGCCGGACCTCAGGAGATCGCCAGCTTCCGGGATACCGTGGCCTCATGTTCCGACATCATCCGTTCCCTCGGCCCCCTCGATCCCGAACTCAGGCACCTCCATCCGTGGTTCGGCCGCATGAATGCATCGCAGTGGCTCTGCCTCATGACCGAGCACCACGGCGTCCACCGCAGGCAGATGGAGCTGGTGCTGAAATAA
- a CDS encoding Pr6Pr family membrane protein codes for MPPCPPHPARFFHLAIFAAGLTGLALQFQVSHGIMLSRGLGIGATLIKLTSFFTILTNLILTVAHGICLLAPQSTAGRLFLRPSVQGGLLLYIAIVGTVYSVLLAPLWKPEGLQWWADHLLHHATPLLQLAFWIFAVPRERLPWKLAFSWLAYPALYMAWVLIRGSRVAEYPYPFINLTKLGLERTLLNSAGMAIAFVAAGLAIIASSRAITGRSRDRRPCPTGH; via the coding sequence ATGCCTCCCTGTCCTCCCCACCCTGCCCGCTTCTTTCACCTCGCCATCTTCGCTGCCGGACTCACCGGGCTCGCCCTGCAGTTCCAGGTGAGCCACGGCATCATGCTTTCGCGCGGCCTTGGGATCGGCGCGACACTGATCAAGCTGACTAGCTTCTTCACCATCCTGACGAATCTGATACTCACGGTGGCACACGGCATTTGCTTGCTCGCGCCGCAAAGCACCGCGGGGCGTCTCTTCCTGCGACCTTCCGTGCAGGGCGGCCTGCTGCTCTACATCGCGATCGTCGGGACGGTTTACTCCGTGCTGCTGGCGCCCCTATGGAAGCCCGAGGGCCTCCAATGGTGGGCGGATCACCTGCTGCACCACGCGACCCCTCTGCTGCAACTTGCCTTCTGGATCTTCGCGGTGCCAAGGGAGCGCTTGCCGTGGAAGCTCGCGTTCTCATGGCTCGCCTACCCGGCGCTTTACATGGCTTGGGTTCTAATCCGAGGCAGCCGGGTAGCGGAGTACCCTTATCCTTTTATCAATCTCACAAAACTCGGGCTCGAACGCACGCTCTTGAACTCCGCCGGGATGGCAATCGCCTTCGTGGCCGCCGGACTCGCGATCATCGCGAGCAGCCGTGCGATCACTGGACGTTCACGCGATAGAAGACCTTGTCCGACGGGGCATTGA
- a CDS encoding lactonase family protein, producing MSGHRHGVVVGMMKSALLLSALSPLAFAAPLPIAIGTNTGGSGKSEGIYLSTFDPEGGVFGEVKLGAKYSSPGFLALHSSKPLLYAVGRSEANPKGSVAVFKLGDPLEFIAEASSGGNNPCHLAINDSGTVLAVANYSDGTTSTLSLDSDGVPKTAFSKRIDGKGPNAGRQEGPHAHGVYFRGKVLHVPDLGLDKVLTWTLDPKTAKPEKEEPSSWSSAPGAGPRHMDFAPDGRHAYVVNELDNTVTALDYDAKTGSFTTLQSISTLPEGVSGGTTAEIAVHPNGKFVYASNRGNDSIAVFARDSESGKLSLVHIAPCGGKIPRHFAISPDGKWLLCAHQDSNTMAALPLDPSTGKLGEPKAPVACPNPICILFLPTK from the coding sequence ATGTCCGGCCATAGGCATGGCGTAGTGGTGGGGATGATGAAATCCGCACTCCTCCTTTCCGCGCTTTCGCCGCTGGCCTTCGCCGCGCCCCTGCCCATCGCCATCGGCACGAATACGGGCGGCAGCGGGAAGAGCGAAGGGATCTATCTTTCCACCTTCGATCCCGAGGGCGGTGTCTTCGGCGAGGTGAAGCTCGGAGCGAAGTATAGCAGCCCCGGCTTCCTCGCGCTGCATTCCTCGAAGCCGCTGCTGTATGCCGTGGGCCGCTCCGAGGCGAATCCGAAGGGAAGCGTGGCGGTCTTCAAGCTGGGCGATCCGCTGGAATTCATCGCGGAGGCATCGTCAGGCGGGAACAATCCTTGCCACCTCGCAATCAATGACAGTGGCACCGTGCTCGCGGTGGCGAATTACAGCGACGGCACGACTTCGACGCTTTCGCTCGACAGCGATGGGGTTCCGAAAACCGCTTTTTCGAAGCGCATCGACGGCAAGGGCCCGAATGCAGGGCGCCAGGAGGGACCGCATGCACACGGGGTTTATTTCCGTGGCAAGGTGCTGCACGTGCCGGATCTCGGTCTGGACAAGGTGCTGACTTGGACGCTCGATCCGAAGACCGCGAAGCCGGAGAAGGAAGAGCCTTCCTCGTGGTCCTCCGCACCGGGTGCCGGTCCGCGCCACATGGACTTCGCTCCCGATGGACGGCATGCCTATGTGGTCAATGAGCTGGACAATACCGTGACCGCTCTGGACTACGATGCGAAGACGGGCAGCTTCACCACGCTGCAAAGCATCTCCACGCTGCCCGAAGGTGTGAGCGGCGGCACGACTGCGGAAATCGCGGTGCATCCGAACGGAAAGTTCGTATACGCCTCGAACCGCGGGAACGACAGCATCGCGGTCTTCGCGCGTGATAGTGAGTCCGGCAAGCTGAGCCTCGTCCACATCGCCCCCTGCGGCGGCAAGATCCCTCGTCACTTCGCGATCAGCCCGGATGGCAAGTGGCTGCTCTGCGCACACCAGGACTCGAACACAATGGCCGCGCTGCCGCTGGACCCATCCACTGGCAAGCTCGGCGAGCCAAAGGCGCCGGTGGCTTGTCCGAATCCGATCTGCATTCTCTTCCTGCCCACGAAGTAA